A genomic region of Catalinimonas niigatensis contains the following coding sequences:
- a CDS encoding ribose-phosphate pyrophosphokinase, protein MATVKIFSGEATRYLAEKIAYHYGKPLGEVAIEKFSDGEISPHFTESVRGCDVFLVQSTFAPSDNLMELLLLIDAARRASAKYVTAVVPYFGYARQDRKDKPRVAIGAKLIANLLSAAGADRLMTCDLHAGQIQGFFDFPVDHFSGSIIFVPYLSQLPTENLVFASPDVGGVKRARNFAQYFQTDMVVCDKQRKRSNQVESMQVIGDVEDKDVVLVDDLVDTAGTLCKAAGIIKENGARSVRAVSTHAVLSGNAYQNIENSQLDELVVTDTIPLKKECSKIKVLTVAELFAGGVTKIHKHESISPLFISKARF, encoded by the coding sequence ATGGCTACAGTTAAAATATTCTCTGGTGAAGCTACCCGTTATTTAGCTGAAAAAATAGCATATCATTATGGAAAGCCATTAGGTGAAGTTGCTATTGAGAAATTTAGCGATGGAGAAATATCTCCGCACTTTACAGAATCAGTTAGAGGATGTGATGTTTTTTTGGTTCAGTCTACTTTTGCCCCATCAGATAACTTAATGGAGTTGCTTCTGTTGATTGATGCAGCCAGACGTGCCAGCGCAAAGTATGTTACGGCAGTAGTTCCTTATTTCGGCTATGCCAGACAAGATAGAAAGGATAAACCTAGAGTTGCAATAGGAGCCAAGCTTATCGCTAACCTTTTATCAGCGGCAGGCGCGGATCGCTTAATGACTTGTGATTTGCATGCAGGTCAAATTCAAGGTTTTTTTGACTTTCCCGTTGACCATTTTAGTGGAAGTATCATATTTGTACCCTATTTAAGTCAGTTGCCGACAGAAAATCTTGTTTTTGCTTCTCCTGATGTTGGTGGAGTTAAGAGAGCCAGAAATTTTGCACAATACTTTCAAACGGATATGGTGGTATGTGACAAACAACGTAAGCGGTCAAATCAAGTAGAAAGCATGCAAGTCATAGGGGATGTAGAAGATAAAGATGTTGTGTTAGTGGATGACTTGGTGGATACCGCAGGCACACTTTGTAAGGCTGCAGGAATTATCAAAGAAAATGGAGCCAGATCAGTTAGAGCAGTTAGTACACATGCTGTTTTATCAGGTAATGCTTATCAAAATATTGAAAATTCACAACTTGATGAATTGGTAGTAACAGATACGATTCCCCTAAAAAAAGAATGTTCAAAAATCAAAGTTTTAACCGTTGCAGAATTATTTGCTGGTGGAGTGACTAAGATACACAAACACGAATCAATAAGTCCTCTCTTTATTAGCAAAGCCAGATTTTAG
- a CDS encoding 50S ribosomal protein L25/general stress protein Ctc, with translation MKTVEIIGYKRANLGKKESKRLRAEGNVPCVVYGNDEQIHFYAPMILFRPLVYTPEAHMVDLNIEGEHKKCILQDIQFHPVNEIIVHADFLELQEKKPIKMEIPLHLVGNAPGVSKGGTLMFKRRALKLKALPKNMPEHIDVNISKLDFGKAIKVADVKSENFEILDNPAVSIAVIEVPRALRGKTAEEEAEEEGVEAESETTEE, from the coding sequence ATGAAAACAGTAGAGATTATAGGGTATAAAAGAGCAAATCTCGGTAAAAAAGAATCTAAGCGCCTTAGGGCAGAAGGAAATGTGCCATGTGTAGTATATGGAAATGATGAGCAAATTCATTTTTATGCTCCTATGATACTATTCCGCCCATTGGTCTATACACCGGAAGCGCATATGGTAGATTTAAATATCGAAGGTGAACATAAAAAATGTATTTTACAGGATATTCAGTTTCATCCGGTAAATGAGATCATTGTGCATGCAGACTTTCTTGAGTTGCAGGAGAAAAAGCCGATTAAAATGGAAATTCCTTTACATCTGGTAGGTAACGCTCCTGGTGTAAGTAAAGGAGGGACATTGATGTTCAAAAGAAGAGCGTTAAAACTTAAAGCTCTGCCTAAAAATATGCCAGAACACATTGATGTTAATATTTCTAAACTAGACTTTGGAAAAGCTATAAAAGTGGCTGATGTCAAATCTGAAAATTTTGAAATTCTTGATAATCCAGCTGTTTCAATTGCAGTGATTGAAGTGCCTCGTGCCCTGAGAGGAAAAACTGCTGAAGAAGAAGCTGAAGAAGAAGGCGTAGAAGCTGAAAGCGAAACAACCGAAGAATAG
- the pth gene encoding aminoacyl-tRNA hydrolase, which yields MKFLVVGLGNPGPKYELNRHNIGFLTLDRLADQQNIVFRQDRLGEIAELKHKGRGIHLIKPNTFMNLSGKVVNYWLQQLKIPIQNCLIVTDDIALPFGKLRMRAKGSSAGHNGLKSIEEVLGMNQYARLRFGVGNDFAKGQQVDYVLGNFPQEELKELPHHMDRAGEMILSFCAIGIDRTMSQHND from the coding sequence ATGAAATTTTTAGTAGTTGGATTAGGAAATCCGGGGCCTAAATATGAACTCAACCGACATAATATAGGCTTTCTTACATTAGACCGTCTGGCTGATCAACAAAACATTGTCTTTAGGCAAGACCGCCTGGGAGAAATAGCCGAATTAAAACATAAAGGTAGGGGAATACATTTGATCAAACCAAATACCTTTATGAACCTTAGCGGAAAGGTTGTCAATTACTGGTTGCAGCAACTTAAAATTCCTATCCAAAACTGTTTGATTGTTACCGATGATATCGCATTGCCTTTTGGCAAGTTAAGAATGCGTGCCAAGGGTTCAAGTGCTGGACACAATGGGTTGAAAAGTATTGAGGAAGTATTAGGAATGAATCAATACGCCAGATTGAGATTTGGCGTAGGAAATGATTTTGCCAAAGGACAACAGGTAGATTATGTGTTAGGAAATTTTCCTCAGGAAGAACTCAAAGAACTGCCCCATCACATGGATAGGGCAGGAGAAATGATTCTGTCTTTTTGTGCAATAGGTATTGACCGTACCATGAGCCAACATAACGACTAA
- the metG gene encoding methionine--tRNA ligase, protein MSATKPKRYTITAALPYANGPLHLGHIAGAYLPADIFVRYLRLTHQDVVFIGGSDEHGVAITLRAKKEGISPQEIIDKYHYLNKETFEKFGISFDMYHRTSEKIHHETSQEFFTTLYNKGEFVEQESEQFYDEEYDQFLADRYIVGTCPICNFENAYGDQCENCGSSLNPTDLINPKSTLSGQSPVLRETKHWYLPLDKYQPWLEEWLLEGKKGLWKSNVYGQCSAWLKAGLQPRAMTRDLDWGVDVPLPNTEGKKLYVWLDAPIGYVSSTKQWAKEHNKNWELYWKQQPREEDNSTLIHFIGKDNIVFHCIIFPSILHANGEYILPENVPANEFLNLEGKKISTSRNWAVWLHEFLEDFPGKQDILRYVLCSILPETKDSEFTWKDFQAKNNNELVAIYGNFINRTLVLTHKYFGGMVPERGNLQTIDEEVLNRIKVLANEISASIENFRFREANALMMDLARTGNKYLADTEPWKVIKEDEDRVKTILNVALQIATSLSILSEPFLPFTAAKLREMLNIEAIAWQNANNEILIASGHQLNAASLLFEKIEDEVVENQVKKLHEARNETMHESKVIAAKNEITFPDFEKIDIRVATILEAEKVKKSKKLLKLKVDTGIDQRTVLSGIAQYYQPEEIIGNQVCILVNLAARVMMGVESQGMILMAEDHDGKLSFIKPIDIVQNGSQIS, encoded by the coding sequence ATGTCAGCGACTAAGCCCAAACGATATACCATTACAGCAGCCTTACCTTATGCCAATGGCCCACTTCATTTGGGACATATTGCAGGTGCTTATTTACCAGCGGATATTTTTGTGAGATACCTCAGACTTACTCATCAGGATGTAGTATTTATTGGTGGAAGTGATGAACATGGAGTGGCTATTACACTGAGAGCAAAAAAAGAAGGTATATCCCCACAGGAGATTATTGACAAGTATCATTATCTCAACAAAGAGACTTTTGAGAAGTTTGGGATTTCATTTGATATGTACCACCGTACATCTGAAAAAATACACCATGAAACTTCACAGGAGTTCTTTACTACTTTGTACAATAAGGGGGAATTTGTTGAGCAAGAAAGCGAGCAATTTTATGATGAAGAATATGATCAGTTTCTGGCAGACCGATATATCGTAGGCACATGTCCTATTTGTAATTTTGAGAATGCGTACGGCGATCAATGTGAAAATTGTGGATCATCGCTCAATCCTACTGATCTGATCAATCCTAAATCTACATTGAGCGGCCAATCCCCCGTACTTAGAGAAACGAAGCACTGGTATCTTCCTTTGGATAAATACCAACCCTGGCTTGAGGAGTGGCTCCTGGAAGGTAAAAAAGGACTATGGAAATCAAATGTTTATGGGCAGTGCAGCGCCTGGCTTAAGGCGGGTTTACAACCCAGAGCTATGACCAGAGATCTGGATTGGGGTGTGGATGTACCCCTACCCAATACTGAAGGTAAAAAACTGTATGTCTGGCTGGATGCTCCTATCGGGTATGTGTCATCTACCAAACAGTGGGCAAAAGAACATAACAAAAACTGGGAACTGTACTGGAAGCAGCAACCGCGCGAAGAAGACAATAGCACCCTGATTCATTTTATAGGAAAAGATAATATTGTTTTTCACTGTATTATTTTTCCTTCAATTCTTCATGCCAACGGTGAGTACATTTTGCCGGAAAATGTTCCAGCCAATGAATTTTTAAACTTAGAGGGAAAGAAAATATCTACCAGCAGAAACTGGGCGGTATGGCTCCATGAGTTTTTGGAAGATTTTCCTGGTAAACAGGATATTCTCCGCTATGTATTGTGCAGTATCTTGCCCGAAACCAAGGATAGCGAATTTACCTGGAAAGACTTCCAGGCTAAAAACAACAATGAACTCGTTGCGATTTATGGCAATTTTATTAATAGAACCCTGGTGCTTACGCATAAATATTTTGGAGGAATGGTGCCGGAAAGAGGTAATTTACAAACTATAGATGAAGAGGTTTTAAATCGTATAAAAGTTTTGGCCAATGAGATCTCTGCTTCTATTGAAAACTTCCGTTTTCGCGAAGCCAATGCGCTTATGATGGATTTGGCAAGAACCGGAAACAAATACTTAGCTGATACAGAACCTTGGAAAGTAATCAAAGAAGATGAGGATAGAGTTAAAACCATTCTTAACGTGGCCTTACAGATCGCTACCAGTTTATCTATTCTCTCTGAACCTTTTTTACCCTTTACCGCGGCCAAACTCAGGGAAATGCTTAATATTGAAGCGATCGCATGGCAAAATGCCAATAATGAAATTTTGATAGCTAGCGGACATCAGTTGAATGCTGCAAGCCTATTGTTTGAAAAAATAGAAGATGAGGTAGTGGAAAATCAGGTAAAAAAACTTCATGAAGCAAGAAATGAAACCATGCATGAATCTAAAGTTATAGCTGCAAAAAATGAAATAACCTTTCCTGACTTTGAAAAAATAGATATCAGGGTAGCCACCATTTTGGAAGCTGAGAAAGTTAAAAAATCCAAGAAGCTCCTGAAGTTGAAAGTAGATACAGGAATTGATCAACGCACAGTACTTAGCGGAATTGCTCAATATTATCAACCAGAAGAAATTATCGGCAACCAAGTTTGTATACTGGTCAACCTGGCCGCCAGAGTAATGATGGGGGTAGAATCACAAGGAATGATACTAATGGCCGAAGATCATGATGGTAAGTTATCTTTTATCAAACCTATTGATATCGTTCAAAATGGAAGCCAAATAAGCTGA